The Mixophyes fleayi isolate aMixFle1 chromosome 1, aMixFle1.hap1, whole genome shotgun sequence genome includes a region encoding these proteins:
- the LOC142160428 gene encoding serotransferrin-like isoform X1: MHLLTLLSASLFLAMLPYMVSGKKFRWCTLSETEQRKCSHLARSLQAVLPSNNPFSRVSCVRAHNTQDCMSKIKGNKADAVSLDAGDVFTAIRNYDLAVVAKEQHAEGSCMFSVAVARRGTLNIRNLRGTRSCHSGARWTSGWNIPIGFLLSKNLLYWDEEQSLAKVVSGYFNASCIPGIGVSYPSLCELCQGYKSYVREKNHFCETSSNEPFFDSDGAFRCLKSGAGDVAFLDHLTIMSPTDSELEQFELLCPDGSTASLKSYKYCNLGQGPGKAIVTREHMQRITKRFLTLIQNLFGKDGKHKSRLSLFTSETFGGHNLLFHDSTRGLQVLTDDVEVTGILGLDYVALLKGLGHEGISLDQSVIRWCCISSAEMRKCEDWALRVRTDPLVCVQATSLSGCIEMIKGNEADAVSLDATHAYIAGSCGLQPAAVEYWGERSDCLADPHELLHHVLETGFPALYALAVSKKSMKAVTLLELGGRRSCHGSKYSPAGWLLLSRYTVRAFINETWDCDINTAYENYFWKGCMPGGEEGLCKVCVGWEEGGRVNGRCAANHDERYYGNMGALRCLVGDPDGRSYGDVAFLEHHSLQDNIANLESSGWASGVSISDFELLCPNGERFPLTEWSSCNLGVIPPNVVMTRPVIAAKIYDFLKKSQDYLRSGDDSSFQLFKSLQAYGEGDLLFKDSTSCLLPAGHYGLQDILGESFMELADSVFACTATGILDFCNTDICADMKN; the protein is encoded by the exons ATGCATCTTCTCACACTTCTGAGTGCATCTTTATTCCTGGCCATGCTTCCTTACATGGTCTCAG GGAAGAAGTTTCGCTGGTGTACTCTTTCTGAGACCGAACAAAGAAAGTGTTCTCACCTGGCACGGAGTCTTCAGGCTGTGCTGCCTTCAAACAACCCGTTTTCCAGGGTCTCCTGTGTCCGAGCTCACAATACACAGGATTGCATGAGCAAGATCAAG GGAAATAAGGCAGATGCAGTGTCCTTGGATGCCGGTGATGTCTTTACTGCTATCAGAAATTACGACTTGGCAGTGGTAGCAAAGGAACAACATGCAGAAG GAAGCTGCATGTTTTCAGTGGCTGTTGCCCGTCGTGGTACCCTGAACATTAGAAATTTAAGGGGAACCCGCTCTTGTCACAGTGGAGCCCGGTGGACATCAGGGTGGAATATTCCCATAGGATTCCTGCTCTCCAAGAACCTTCTATATTGGGATGAAGAGCAGTCCCTGGCTAAAG TTGTCAGTGGTTATTTCAATGCAAGTTGTATTCCTGGAATTGGAGTCTCCTACCCAAGTTTGTGTGAACTATGCCAGGGATACAAATCTTATGTGCGGGAGAAGAACCACTTCTGTGAGACCAGCAGCAATGAGCCATTTTTTGACTCTGATGGTGCCTTCAG GTGTCTTAAGAGTGGTGCAGGGGATGTTGCTTTCCTGGATCACCTGACTATAATGAGTCCAACAG ATtcagaactggagcagtttgaaCTCCTATGTCCAGATGGATCCACAGCTAGTCTGAAATCTTACAAATACTGTAATTTGGGACAGGGCCCCGGCAAAGCCATTGTCACCAGAGAACACATGCAAAGAATCACTAAGAGGTTTCTTACTTTGATTCAG AATTTATTTGGTAAAGACGGGAAACACAAGAGCCGCCTTTCTCTCTTTACATCAGAAACTTTTGGAGGACACAATCTTCTGTTTCATGACTCTACACGGGGGCTGCAGGTTCTGACAGATGATGTTGAGGTGACTGGGATACTTGGGCTGGACTATGTGGCTCTGTTAAAGGGCTTAGGTCACGAAG gtaTCTCCCTGGACCAAAGTGTTATCCGCTGGTGTTGTATCAGTTCAGCTGAAATGAGGAAGTGTGAAGACTGGGCACTGCGAGTAAGGACAGATCCACTGGTCTGTGTCCAAGCAACCTCTCTATCTGGATGCATTGAGATGATCAAG GGTAATGAAGCGGATGCTGTGTCATTAGATGCTACTCATGCATACATTGCTGGGAGTTGTGGTCTTCAGCCAGCTGCTGTGGAGTACTGGG GTGAACGCTCTGACTGCCTGGCAGACCCACATGAGCTGCTGCACCACGTCTTGGAGACAG GGTTCCCTGCACTCTATGCTTTGGCTGTCTCTAAAAAGAGCATGAAAGCTGTGACTCTCCTTGAACTGGGTGGACGTCGCTCCTGCCATGGTAGCAAATACAGTCCTGCGGGGTGGCTCCTGCTCTCCAGATATACGGTGCGGGCATTCATAAATGAAACCTGGGACTGTGACATCAACACAG CTTATGAAAACTATTTCTGGAAGGGGTGCATGCCCGGAGGAGAAGAAGGCTTATGCAAAGTGTGTGTGGGCTGGGAGGAGGGTGGCAGAGTCAACGGGAGGTGTGCAGCCAATCATGACGAGCGTTATTATGGCAACATGGGCGCCCTCAG GTGTTTAGTTGGAGATCCAGATGGCCGCAGTTATGGAGATGTTGCATTTTTGGAGCATCACTCTCTGCAAGATAACATTGCAA ATCTGGAGAGCTCTGGTTGGGCTTCTGGTGTTAGCATCTCAGACTTTGAGCTCCTGTGTCCAAATGGTGAAAGATTTCCACTAACAGAATGGAGCTCCTGTAACCTGGGTGTCATCCCACCCAATGTAGTGATGACTCGTCCTGTAATTGCAGCCAAGATCTACGACttcttaaagaaatcccag GACTATCTGAGATCTGGTGATGACTCTTCATTTCAGCTCTTCAAATCATTGCAAGCCTATGGAGAGGGTGATCTGCTCTTTAAGGATTCAACATCTTGCCTCCTCCCAGCTGGTCATTATGGGCTCCAAGACATACTAGGAGAAAGTTTCATGGAGCTTGCAGACTCTGTGTTTGCCTGTACAGCTACAG GTATCTTAGATTTCTGCAATACTGATATCTGTGCAGACATGAAGAATTAA
- the LOC142160428 gene encoding serotransferrin-1-like isoform X2 produces MSKIKGNKADAVSLDAGDVFTAIRNYDLAVVAKEQHAEGSCMFSVAVARRGTLNIRNLRGTRSCHSGARWTSGWNIPIGFLLSKNLLYWDEEQSLAKVVSGYFNASCIPGIGVSYPSLCELCQGYKSYVREKNHFCETSSNEPFFDSDGAFRCLKSGAGDVAFLDHLTIMSPTDSELEQFELLCPDGSTASLKSYKYCNLGQGPGKAIVTREHMQRITKRFLTLIQNLFGKDGKHKSRLSLFTSETFGGHNLLFHDSTRGLQVLTDDVEVTGILGLDYVALLKGLGHEGISLDQSVIRWCCISSAEMRKCEDWALRVRTDPLVCVQATSLSGCIEMIKGNEADAVSLDATHAYIAGSCGLQPAAVEYWGERSDCLADPHELLHHVLETGFPALYALAVSKKSMKAVTLLELGGRRSCHGSKYSPAGWLLLSRYTVRAFINETWDCDINTAYENYFWKGCMPGGEEGLCKVCVGWEEGGRVNGRCAANHDERYYGNMGALRCLVGDPDGRSYGDVAFLEHHSLQDNIANLESSGWASGVSISDFELLCPNGERFPLTEWSSCNLGVIPPNVVMTRPVIAAKIYDFLKKSQDYLRSGDDSSFQLFKSLQAYGEGDLLFKDSTSCLLPAGHYGLQDILGESFMELADSVFACTATGILDFCNTDICADMKN; encoded by the exons ATGAGCAAGATCAAG GGAAATAAGGCAGATGCAGTGTCCTTGGATGCCGGTGATGTCTTTACTGCTATCAGAAATTACGACTTGGCAGTGGTAGCAAAGGAACAACATGCAGAAG GAAGCTGCATGTTTTCAGTGGCTGTTGCCCGTCGTGGTACCCTGAACATTAGAAATTTAAGGGGAACCCGCTCTTGTCACAGTGGAGCCCGGTGGACATCAGGGTGGAATATTCCCATAGGATTCCTGCTCTCCAAGAACCTTCTATATTGGGATGAAGAGCAGTCCCTGGCTAAAG TTGTCAGTGGTTATTTCAATGCAAGTTGTATTCCTGGAATTGGAGTCTCCTACCCAAGTTTGTGTGAACTATGCCAGGGATACAAATCTTATGTGCGGGAGAAGAACCACTTCTGTGAGACCAGCAGCAATGAGCCATTTTTTGACTCTGATGGTGCCTTCAG GTGTCTTAAGAGTGGTGCAGGGGATGTTGCTTTCCTGGATCACCTGACTATAATGAGTCCAACAG ATtcagaactggagcagtttgaaCTCCTATGTCCAGATGGATCCACAGCTAGTCTGAAATCTTACAAATACTGTAATTTGGGACAGGGCCCCGGCAAAGCCATTGTCACCAGAGAACACATGCAAAGAATCACTAAGAGGTTTCTTACTTTGATTCAG AATTTATTTGGTAAAGACGGGAAACACAAGAGCCGCCTTTCTCTCTTTACATCAGAAACTTTTGGAGGACACAATCTTCTGTTTCATGACTCTACACGGGGGCTGCAGGTTCTGACAGATGATGTTGAGGTGACTGGGATACTTGGGCTGGACTATGTGGCTCTGTTAAAGGGCTTAGGTCACGAAG gtaTCTCCCTGGACCAAAGTGTTATCCGCTGGTGTTGTATCAGTTCAGCTGAAATGAGGAAGTGTGAAGACTGGGCACTGCGAGTAAGGACAGATCCACTGGTCTGTGTCCAAGCAACCTCTCTATCTGGATGCATTGAGATGATCAAG GGTAATGAAGCGGATGCTGTGTCATTAGATGCTACTCATGCATACATTGCTGGGAGTTGTGGTCTTCAGCCAGCTGCTGTGGAGTACTGGG GTGAACGCTCTGACTGCCTGGCAGACCCACATGAGCTGCTGCACCACGTCTTGGAGACAG GGTTCCCTGCACTCTATGCTTTGGCTGTCTCTAAAAAGAGCATGAAAGCTGTGACTCTCCTTGAACTGGGTGGACGTCGCTCCTGCCATGGTAGCAAATACAGTCCTGCGGGGTGGCTCCTGCTCTCCAGATATACGGTGCGGGCATTCATAAATGAAACCTGGGACTGTGACATCAACACAG CTTATGAAAACTATTTCTGGAAGGGGTGCATGCCCGGAGGAGAAGAAGGCTTATGCAAAGTGTGTGTGGGCTGGGAGGAGGGTGGCAGAGTCAACGGGAGGTGTGCAGCCAATCATGACGAGCGTTATTATGGCAACATGGGCGCCCTCAG GTGTTTAGTTGGAGATCCAGATGGCCGCAGTTATGGAGATGTTGCATTTTTGGAGCATCACTCTCTGCAAGATAACATTGCAA ATCTGGAGAGCTCTGGTTGGGCTTCTGGTGTTAGCATCTCAGACTTTGAGCTCCTGTGTCCAAATGGTGAAAGATTTCCACTAACAGAATGGAGCTCCTGTAACCTGGGTGTCATCCCACCCAATGTAGTGATGACTCGTCCTGTAATTGCAGCCAAGATCTACGACttcttaaagaaatcccag GACTATCTGAGATCTGGTGATGACTCTTCATTTCAGCTCTTCAAATCATTGCAAGCCTATGGAGAGGGTGATCTGCTCTTTAAGGATTCAACATCTTGCCTCCTCCCAGCTGGTCATTATGGGCTCCAAGACATACTAGGAGAAAGTTTCATGGAGCTTGCAGACTCTGTGTTTGCCTGTACAGCTACAG GTATCTTAGATTTCTGCAATACTGATATCTGTGCAGACATGAAGAATTAA